The window aattACTTGCTTACTAAAGATATCCACAGAATTGAGCGGGACGACTTTCTGATTATCAATAATTAAATTTCGTTAAAATGCATCCTTTGCCGGGTGCGTTTGATCCCGACGGGAGGGTATTCTATAGGGTACGTTCTGTGACAACTCCCCAAGTAGTGCTTACAAGACGAGTTTTTGCATGTCAACTAAGTCATATTATAAAGTCAATTTTATTATCATGAAATATTTAGgttaatgttatttttctacAACTCATTTGAAATTCCACTTCTAGTTCGCTGACTTTTGGTATTGTGTATACGTTGCCATAGCGTTGATCAGGACAATTTACATGAGATAGATGCAAGAGAAAGTGTCATAAATCATCGGGAATCATTTCCTGTTAATTGATCTGCCCCGTCGGTCCCGCTTGTGCGCGGAAAAACCCAATCTCAAAATTTAACTGTTGGCAATATATTGACaggaaattatgaaaaatgaataaaaagaatacGTCATgcagaaacaaataaaaacgGCCTCTTTGTGTCATCTAGTAAATGACGTCATTGGATCgatggaaccccccccccctcccccttcaataaaaaaacatgaaaaaatgaaataaaattcatggTCTATGAATTCCCGTTCACGGATAAATTTGGTTGTTGTTCCCTGTATGATAGAGAGGGCGCGGAGGAGACCAAGGCaaacacaaaacaaatattttacacaATAATCTAACCTTTCCTTATTGACAATCAACTGCGAATAAATACGTAAAATATATCGAGGCGATGAATCCATTTTAACAACGATAAGAAATGACGTTGTATTCCCGTTGTATTCCCTTACCACCGGGCGCCGTAGGAATCAATCTTTGCAAATTTTCCTATCTTAAAAGCTCTATTTTAAAGTTAATCCTCGGCATTGCTGGCAAGtgcttttacaaaaatatttcccaTTAAAAGTGAAACAGAAAACTCGACCCGGTaggaaaacttttaaaaaagatacaagACATCGCTCCTGATGGGTGTAACGCTGTTTGTGATATCCTCGTTTATAAACCAgatttaatgaaaagaaaaagctGGATGGATTACAGATTTTAGCACGTGAAAGGGGGGTCTGTCTAAAAGACGCATTAGTTTCTCCAGGACCGAGATAAGGGTTTGATGAATGTATATAAGTTGAGAACATGAGAGATTGGCTTTGATATGGGCCGCTAGGTCTGTGTATCGGCAATGATTAGTTATCATGATGAATATTTACAACAATCGCCTCTCGGCACCAAAGCTTTGACATGAACCCGACTTGCATCAGCATCTGTGAAATGTTTGAAGTtccaatgataaaaaaacataGGTATCCAACAACCCTCACGTCACGTTCATGTAGACGTTATATAGCGTACCTCACAATTCAGAGCCCCTCAAGTAAAAATAATACGGAAAAATCGTGCAGGAAagttcttttatttctttgttcgTTCTAGGAAGGGTGACTGCTCACAGGGGACGTTTGTGTTTGAATTCTAGAGACGGGCTGTTACACCTATTGACCCGCACGTGTCCTGTGTCCGTGTAGAACCTGCTGAAGGATTATGGTACAAACAGTCTTGATTATTGGATGAGAAACAAAGCTGATCAGAAGGGATTGAATGATATTGGAAAACAAGTCAGAAAATTAGATTGAGTGTTTTCGTTTTGTTTAATCTGAataacaaaatgaatgcaaCAACACCCAGCGTGCAAAACTATACTCGGGAGAATGCAACGTATGGATTCCAGCAAACGGAACTGTTCTTCAGTGGGCCAGAACCAATTGCAATCATTGTCATCATATCCGTTATATTCTTTGTCGGAATTTTAGGAAACGTTGCTCTTCTTAGTTACGTTATATGTTGCAATCGACTGACGTCACCCCATAATATCTACTCCACTAATCTGGCGGTCGGTGACCTCTTGACCCTGATTGTTGCTATGCCGTTTCTATCCTCTATCTACATCATGACAACCTGGCCGTTTGGAGAACTAGTTTGTAAATTCAGCGAGTTCACCTACACGCTAAGTACATCCATAACTGTGTTCATGATTACAGCGCTTAGCGTTGAACGATATCGTTTGCTGACGCTTCATCCGCCATCTTTGAATCTGACGTCAGCGTCTGTGACGTCATTTATTCTGTGGCTTTTGGCGATAATGTTGGCCATTCCTGACCTCGTGTCGGCGGAGACGCTAGCCTTCGGGGACTTCCGTTACTGCGTTCCGTATCGAGTAAACTGGGGCGAAACTTACGCCAAGACGATGGTAGCCATCAAATTCACCTGTCACTTTGCTGTGCCTTTGTTTATCATAACAGCATGCTACTGTATGATTGGGCGAAATCTTATGTCACGAAAATCACAATTTCATTCATGTCTCTATGAAGAAAATCACAGTGCTTCTGAGGAGGAAGTTCTGAGAAACTCTAAAAGGAAGCGCATGGCGGCTCT is drawn from Crassostrea angulata isolate pt1a10 chromosome 5, ASM2561291v2, whole genome shotgun sequence and contains these coding sequences:
- the LOC128182967 gene encoding neuropeptide CCHamide-1 receptor-like, with the protein product MNATTPSVQNYTRENATYGFQQTELFFSGPEPIAIIVIISVIFFVGILGNVALLSYVICCNRLTSPHNIYSTNLAVGDLLTLIVAMPFLSSIYIMTTWPFGELVCKFSEFTYTLSTSITVFMITALSVERYRLLTLHPPSLNLTSASVTSFILWLLAIMLAIPDLVSAETLAFGDFRYCVPYRVNWGETYAKTMVAIKFTCHFAVPLFIITACYCMIGRNLMSRKSQFHSCLYEENHSASEEEVLRNSKRKRMAALVLGLVLLFVLTWLPRHVYVLWYHFDSSPYDTTWHIIKLVGICLMYCNSALNPVVFFCFDSTFRDCVCFCCRKPQFQRDLEEYTEIPHNSIVLTEINQCQDATNV